The following proteins are co-located in the Polystyrenella longa genome:
- a CDS encoding glucuronyl esterase domain-containing protein, with product MNYRSLFFLFSCMSIMSIDSQITSAGDLPPVSELPVQKELPDPFVTLDGRKITTPEEWNEIRRPELLELFSHYMYGYSPEEVEVKFTEDAPPTEVLNGKAILKQIAISFPQLKSENAPQIHLALFLPNQPDHKSPVFLAVNKCGNHTVIPDEAILTFPTTNLHSYCDNPEKGDRGAQLDYWCLEYLIDRGYGFATCHVNNIDPDTNDFTDGVHPHFKDIKGPVESHWGTIAAWAWGLHRCVDYLLTDEQVNPECIAVTGHSRRGKTALWAAATDERIALCIPHQSGTGGMALSRNNDQETVKRINDVFPHWFNDTFTQFNDNEAQIPFDQHLLVALVAPRPLMETSGLKDVWANYDSSIKGIREADQVYKFLGAEGIKGDGIINGGPVTAENVGNLAQYRLDTKHVLELDYWKGILDFADLQFKTK from the coding sequence ATGAATTACCGGTCTCTGTTTTTCCTGTTTTCCTGCATGTCCATTATGTCCATTGACTCACAAATCACTTCCGCCGGCGATCTGCCCCCGGTTTCGGAATTGCCCGTGCAGAAGGAATTGCCGGATCCGTTCGTGACGCTGGATGGTCGAAAAATTACGACACCTGAAGAATGGAATGAGATCCGTCGACCCGAACTTCTCGAACTGTTCTCCCATTATATGTATGGTTATAGTCCAGAAGAGGTGGAGGTTAAATTCACTGAAGATGCCCCGCCGACCGAAGTTCTGAATGGCAAAGCGATTCTCAAACAGATCGCGATCTCCTTCCCTCAATTGAAAAGTGAAAACGCGCCCCAGATTCACCTCGCGCTGTTCCTGCCTAATCAACCCGACCATAAATCACCCGTCTTTCTGGCTGTGAATAAATGCGGTAACCACACCGTCATTCCGGACGAAGCCATTCTCACCTTTCCGACCACCAACCTGCATAGCTACTGTGACAATCCAGAAAAGGGCGATCGCGGAGCCCAACTCGATTACTGGTGTCTGGAATACTTAATTGATCGGGGTTATGGATTCGCCACCTGTCATGTCAACAATATCGATCCCGACACAAACGATTTCACTGATGGCGTTCATCCCCACTTTAAAGACATTAAAGGACCTGTTGAATCACACTGGGGAACCATCGCGGCTTGGGCATGGGGACTGCATCGATGCGTCGACTACTTGCTTACCGACGAACAAGTGAATCCCGAGTGCATCGCCGTCACGGGTCATTCCCGTCGTGGAAAAACGGCTTTGTGGGCAGCGGCCACTGATGAGCGAATCGCCTTATGCATTCCCCACCAATCGGGCACCGGCGGCATGGCTCTCAGCCGTAACAATGACCAGGAGACGGTCAAACGAATCAACGACGTCTTCCCTCACTGGTTCAACGATACCTTTACTCAGTTCAACGACAATGAAGCACAGATTCCCTTCGATCAACATTTGCTCGTCGCTCTCGTGGCCCCACGTCCGTTAATGGAGACTTCTGGATTGAAAGATGTGTGGGCGAACTACGACAGCTCAATCAAAGGAATTCGAGAAGCGGATCAGGTTTACAAATTTCTGGGAGCCGAAGGGATCAAAGGGGACGGCATTATCAATGGAGGCCCCGTCACCGCCGAGAATGTGGGTAATCTGGCTCAGTATCGGTTGGATACCAAACATGTGCTGGAGCTGGACTACTGGAAGGGAATCCTCGATTTCGCAGACCTGCAATTCAAAACAAAATAG
- a CDS encoding DUF6807 domain-containing protein, translated as MLNCNLPNTVDSVSRRQFLQASSAAALGGLGLFSLTSSAQAADYTKPVPEAANLTPYLNKDRMLFRWNDVSLGAYRTGPQLKYPYFYPLNGLQSGLPLTTESALPYPHHRGLWLGCDPLNGGNYWSDGPVEEGQIQSTNIELSGKPTETSFSFKNNCRWVGPKDSKPFSDEREFTVSILDDRSWAIDAKLVVSAEEAIEIKRAKHSFFALRCAPDIAPMYGGTLMNSEGGTGAEGTYGKPAKWCGYHGARKGNPDIVEGIAIMNHPENFGGDCPWFTREYGHLSPSPFEFLTEPYKMKVGEKLLLRYRVVMHTGTPEESGLNQIYENWMQTA; from the coding sequence ATGCTAAATTGTAATCTTCCGAACACTGTTGATTCTGTTTCCCGCCGACAATTTTTGCAAGCTTCTTCCGCAGCAGCACTCGGCGGCCTGGGCCTCTTCAGCCTGACTTCCTCTGCGCAGGCAGCCGATTACACCAAACCCGTTCCAGAAGCAGCTAACCTGACGCCGTACCTCAACAAGGACCGCATGCTCTTTCGTTGGAACGATGTCTCGCTGGGTGCCTATCGAACCGGACCTCAATTGAAGTACCCGTACTTCTATCCATTGAATGGCCTGCAGAGCGGACTTCCCTTGACGACAGAATCGGCTCTTCCTTATCCGCATCATCGTGGGTTATGGCTCGGTTGCGATCCGCTCAATGGGGGGAACTACTGGAGCGACGGTCCGGTGGAAGAGGGGCAAATTCAGTCGACGAACATCGAACTGAGTGGCAAACCGACCGAGACTTCGTTTTCATTCAAAAACAATTGCCGCTGGGTGGGCCCTAAGGATTCCAAACCGTTCTCCGACGAACGCGAATTCACCGTTTCGATTCTGGATGATCGCAGCTGGGCGATAGACGCAAAACTGGTTGTCAGTGCCGAAGAAGCAATTGAAATCAAACGGGCCAAACACTCTTTCTTCGCACTCCGATGTGCTCCCGATATTGCGCCGATGTATGGTGGTACGTTAATGAATTCCGAAGGAGGAACGGGAGCCGAGGGGACGTATGGAAAACCGGCGAAGTGGTGTGGATATCACGGCGCTCGCAAAGGAAACCCGGACATCGTGGAGGGAATTGCGATCATGAATCATCCCGAAAACTTCGGCGGTGACTGCCCCTGGTTTACTCGAGAATACGGACATCTTTCCCCTTCCCCCTTTGAGTTTTTGACCGAGCCTTATAAAATGAAAGTAGGCGAAAAACTTCTGTTACGCTATCGCGTCGTCATGCATACGGGAACACCTGAGGAATCGGGTTTGAATCAAATCTATGAAAACTGGATGCAGACTGCATAG
- the pyrE gene encoding orotate phosphoribosyltransferase, producing MYDRDRLIELFKERALKFGDFTLVSGKKSNYYLDGKQITLHSEGLRQVGFGLLELLKDVDFDAIGGMAIGADPIVGGVLAVAAEQGRSLDGFMVRKEAKGHGTQKYLEGPVEKGQKVVVIDDVVTTGGSALLAAQRCQDFGLEVVKMVGICDRLQGGQANFEENGLSYDRLLTVEDLGVTPLKD from the coding sequence ATGTACGACCGTGATCGCTTGATTGAACTCTTCAAAGAACGAGCCCTCAAATTCGGTGACTTCACTCTCGTCTCCGGTAAAAAATCGAACTATTACCTCGACGGCAAACAGATCACCTTGCATTCCGAAGGTCTGCGTCAGGTCGGGTTTGGTCTGCTGGAACTCTTGAAAGATGTCGATTTCGATGCCATCGGTGGAATGGCCATCGGTGCCGATCCTATCGTCGGTGGAGTTCTGGCTGTCGCCGCAGAACAGGGACGCTCGCTTGACGGATTCATGGTTCGTAAAGAAGCGAAAGGTCATGGCACCCAGAAGTATCTGGAAGGCCCCGTCGAAAAAGGACAGAAGGTTGTCGTCATCGATGACGTCGTCACGACTGGCGGTTCCGCTCTGCTGGCGGCCCAGCGCTGTCAGGACTTCGGACTGGAAGTCGTCAAGATGGTTGGCATCTGTGACCGACTGCAGGGGGGACAAGCCAACTTCGAAGAGAACGGTCTCTCTTACGATCGATTACTGACGGTCGAAGATCTGGGTGTCACCCCGCTCAAAGATTAA